In Quercus lobata isolate SW786 chromosome 12, ValleyOak3.0 Primary Assembly, whole genome shotgun sequence, a genomic segment contains:
- the LOC115970934 gene encoding putative disease resistance protein RGA3, whose product MADAILYGVAQKIIETLGSSTLKQIGSIWGVKDDLEKMKNTVSTIQAVLVDAEEQRFKNHQVKDWLMKLRDAVFDADDLLSEVSTHVLRQNVMGGDKMAKKVRIFFSSSNQLVFSLNMACKIKAMRERLNDISNDRDQFQLKLVGCPLETRVVTRGRDQTHSFVPDEEVIGREKDKQAIIDLLLDFDGEDNVSFISIVGIGGLGKTTLAQYVFNDKKVQTNFELKIWVCVSDVFDIKTIVEMIIGSTTSKKPENLDMDPLQNELRRTINQKKYLLVLDDVWNEDNENWYNLKRLLMGGAKGSKVVITTRTNMVAEITSTISPYFLKGLSRDQSWSLLKKMAFKKGQETINSNLEAIGMDIVEKCQGVPLAIRTIGKVLFFKKTEVEWSYIKNTKLTDVTQLKDGIMPVLKLSYNYLPSHLKCCFAYCSLFPKDYLIDKLTLIQLWIS is encoded by the coding sequence ATGGCCGACGCAATCCTGTATGGCGTTGCACAGAAGATCATTGAAACGTTGGGCTCCTCCACTCTCAAACAGATTGGATCCATCTGGGGTGTCAAAGATGATCTcgaaaaaatgaagaacactGTTTCCACCATTCAAGCTGTACTTGTGGATGCAGAGGAGCAACGGTTCAAGAACCACCAAGTCAAGGACTGGCTCATGAAGCTCAGAGATGCAGTTTTTGATGCTGATGACTTGTTGAGCGAGGTCTCCACTCATGTGTTGCGGCAAAATGTGATGGGTGGTGATAAAATGGCAAAGAAGGTAcgtattttcttttcaagttcaaaCCAACTCGTTTTTAGTCTTAACATGGCTTGCAAAATAAAAGCTATGAGGGAGAGGCTTAATGATATATCAAATGATAGGGACCAATTTCAGTTGAAGTTGGTAGGTTGTCCTTTAGAGACACGAGTTGTGACTAGGGGGAGGGATCAAACTCACTCTTTTGTACCTGATGAAGAAGTTATCGGGAGAGAAAAGGATAAGCAAGCCATCATAGATCTGTTGTTGGACTTTGACGGGGAAGATAATGTTTCATTCATATCAATAGTGGGAATTGGTGGGCTAGGAAAAACCACACTGGCCCAATATGTATTCAATGATAAGAAGGTCCAAACTAATTTTGAATTGAAGATATGGGTGTGTGTCTCTGATGTCTTTGATATTAAAACAATTGTCGAAATGATAATTGGATCTACAACTAGTAAAAAACCCGAAAACCTAGACATGGATCCATTGCAAAATGAACTTCGTAGAACTATCAACCAAAAGAAGTACTTACTTGTATTGGATGATGTCTGGAATGAGGATAATGAAAATTGGTATAATTTGAAAAGACTTTTGATGGGTGGTGCAAAGGGAAGTAAGGTGGTGATAACTACGCGAACCAACATGGTTGCGGAGATTACTAGTACCATCTCACCGTATTTTCTAAAAGGCTTGTCAAGGGATCAATCTTGGTCATTATTGAAGAAAATGGCATTTAAAAAAGGCCAGGAGACCATCAATTCTAACCTCGAAGCAATTGGGATGGACATAGTAGAAAAATGTCAAGGAGTACCTCTTGCTATAAGGACAATAGGAAAAGTCTTATTCTTCAAAAAAACTGAAGTTGAGTGGTCATACATCAAGAATACTAAACTCACGGATGTAACTCAATTAAAAGATGGTATTATGCCGGTTTTAAAATTGAGTTACAATTATCTCCCATCAcatttaaaatgttgttttgcaTATTGTTCATTGTTTCCCAAAGATTATTTGATCGATAAGTTGACATTGATACAATTATGGATATCATAA